The segment GTATTCCAAAAGGAGAAGCGCGCCTGACCGAAGTGGTCAACCAGACCCTCACCGACCTGGAAGCCCAGGGCAAGGCACAAGGCATTTATGACGCCTGGTTCGGTCCGACCACCAAGACCCCGCTGACTCGCCTGTACAAAATCGGCGACAAGAGCTGAGCCACTGCCTGTGTGAGGGCGAGCCTGCTCGCGAAGGCTTTTCGCGAGCAGGCTCGCTCCCACGGCTCCTGCCTCCTTCAGCCCGTCCCGGATAACCGGACGGGTTTGTTCGTTTATAGATGGACGCTGTTTTTATGTTTGGTGAACTGCTTGCCCCGCACTACCTGCACTGGCTGCTCGACGGTTTTATCCTCACCCTGATCCTCTCGCTTCTGACCTGCCTGGTAGCCACCGGGCTGGGTTTTTTGCTGTGCCTGGCGCGCATTTCACCTTCGCGCGTGTGGTCGTGGCCAGCACGGGCTTATCTCGCCCTGTTTCGCAATACGCCGCTGCTGGTGCAATTGTTTTTCTGGTACTTCGCAGTGACGGCGATGCTGCCCGAAGGGCTGGTGATGTGGCTCAACCAGCCGCGCAGCCTGTCAGTGGGCCTGTTTGAAATTGAATGGCCGTCCTTTGAGTTCATTGCCGGGTTCTGGGGCCTGATGTTGTATACCGCTGCCTTTATTTGTGAAGAGTTTCGCGCGGGCATCAGCTCGGTGCGTATTGAACAACGGGCGGCCGGTCTGGCGCTGGGCTTCAAGCCTGCACAGGTGTGGTGCTATATCGTCTTTCCACAGGCACTGCGCACGGCTTTGGGGCCGTTGCTGGGGCAATACATGAATGCCCTGAAAAATTCGTCGCTGACCATGGCCATTGGCCTGGCCGAATTGTCTTACGCTTCGCGCCAGGTCGAGACTGAAACCTTCAAGACGTTTCAGGCCTTTGGCTTTGCCACCTTGCTGTATGTGGCCAGCATTGCGCTGATCGAAGTGATCGGCCAACTGATTGCACGCAGCAAGTGGTATCGCCAGGGAGTGGTGTAAGACATGGACTTTTCGGTGATTAGCGACAATTTTTCGTACTTTATGCTCGGCGCCTGGCCCAACGGACCTCTGGGCGGAGCGGCACTGACGCTGGTGCTGAGTCTGCTGTCGGGGATCATCTCGGCACTGCTGGGGCTGGTGCTGGGTATTGCGCTGGTGATGATTCGCGGCAAAGTGCGCTGGCTGTTGCTTGCCGTACTGGGCTTTTTACGGGCGATCCCGGTGGTGATGCTGATTTTCTGGAGTTACTTCCTGCTGCCCATTGTGTTCAAGGTCGATGTTCCCGCACTGGCCACCGTGGTGTGCGCGTTGTCGTTGATTGGTGGCGCGTACCTGGCGCACTCGGTGTATGCCGGGATCAGCAGCTTGCCGGCCGGGCAATGGGCTGCAGGCAAGGCGCTGGGCCTGGGCACCTGGCAAGTGCTGCGCCTGATCATCCTGCCTCAGGCCTTGCCCATGATGTTGCCCTCCTTTCTCAATCAATGGATTTCACTGATCAAGGACACCTCGTTGGCGTATGTGATCGGGGTTGGCGAGCTCTCGTTCGTCGCCACCCAGGTCAGCAATCGGGTGATGGTGCACCCGACTGAAATATTCCTGTTCGTCGCCTTTGTGTATTTCGTGTTTTGCAGCAGTCTGGATGTAATTGCCAATCGCTGGGTTCGAAAACCTGCATAAAGCTTGTAGCAGCTGCCGAAGGAACAAGGCAGCTGCTACGGGTTCACGTCAGGGTTTCGATCACCGCCCAAACCGGCACAAATCCCATCGGCAACCACACGGCCAGGCGAGGCCTGTACGGCAACAGCATCAGCAGCCCAAAACCGCTCAACGAAAGCATGCCGAGCCAGCCCACCGGCCCCATCGCCCAGCCCCAGGCCAGCCCGCAAAAATAGAAGCTCAGCCCCAGGCTCGCCCAGCCTGAAACCCGCAGCAAGCGGCTCAGACGAGGCGATGGGGGTTTGCCCCACACCTGTTTGTAATGGCGGTCCAGCCCCTGACACAGGGCAAGCATGCCGAGGTAGGCGAACGCCAGCGCAGCAAAAAAATGAGCCAGCATCTCAATTCACCTCAGCCATGACAGCGGTCTTTTTGCGCGGCACTCGCTCAACCGCCGGTTGCGATACCTTCCAGCACGCCCACAACAACAAGGCACCCAGTGCCATCGCAGTCAGTTCCACGCCCATGCTGGTAGGCAGCGCCCAAGGCCGACTGACCGTGAGCATGCTCAGCAGTGGCAAGGCCAGGCACATCAACCCCGCTAACCCAAGCTGCTCGCGCCAGGCCTGCATGCGTGGCCGGATCAACGCATGAACCAGACTCAGGGCCCACACACCGAAGAACACGTTCAGTTCAGCGTCGGCACGTTCTGCCAGCCCTGAGGGCAACAAGCGATTGCCCCACAGCAAGCTGATGCAGGCCAGGCTCAGACCAGCCATGGCGGTGATATTAAGCGCTTCAACCACACGGTAGAGGACCTGCGCGACGCGGCTTTCGCTGGCGTATTTACGTCGCCGCTTGACGGTGAACAACACCAGGCCACTGGCGATCATGGCGCTGCTGATCAGACCGCAAACGAAGTACAGCCAGCGCATCGGATACCCCCCGAACTGGGCAAAGTGCAGCCCTGAAATCACCCGATGGGTCAGCACTGTAGGACGCATTTCTGTCGGCCCGGAAATCTGCTCACCCGTGACCCCGTCGAAGCGCATGCCTTGCCCTTTGGTCAGGGCGATGCGGTTACCCAGAATCGGTCGAACCTGAATTTCGGCATTGCTCTGCCCGGGGTTGCTGATGTTTACCCCGCTCAACGGCCCCATCACCTCACGGGCCTTGGTCAGCAACGGCCCAAGTGCCACCAGCGGCGCCGGTTCGACCGTCGCCGGGCGCTTGACCTCAAGCGCGGGTGGCGCCGCGTCCTGGGCTTTGAAAAAGGCCTCGCGGTTGCCATCGAACAACGCATCCATCGCCGCTGGCATGTAGATCACCAGAAATATAGCCAGCCCGCTGTAGGTGATCATCAAGTGAAACGGCAACAACAGCACGGCACTGGCGTTGTGAGCGTCCAACCATGAACGCTGACCCTTGGCAGGACGAAAGGTAAAGAATTCCTTGAAGAATTTTTTGTGAATCACGATCCCGCTGA is part of the Pseudomonas sp. ML2-2023-3 genome and harbors:
- a CDS encoding amino acid ABC transporter permease, which encodes MFGELLAPHYLHWLLDGFILTLILSLLTCLVATGLGFLLCLARISPSRVWSWPARAYLALFRNTPLLVQLFFWYFAVTAMLPEGLVMWLNQPRSLSVGLFEIEWPSFEFIAGFWGLMLYTAAFICEEFRAGISSVRIEQRAAGLALGFKPAQVWCYIVFPQALRTALGPLLGQYMNALKNSSLTMAIGLAELSYASRQVETETFKTFQAFGFATLLYVASIALIEVIGQLIARSKWYRQGVV
- a CDS encoding DUF3325 domain-containing protein, whose translation is MLAHFFAALAFAYLGMLALCQGLDRHYKQVWGKPPSPRLSRLLRVSGWASLGLSFYFCGLAWGWAMGPVGWLGMLSLSGFGLLMLLPYRPRLAVWLPMGFVPVWAVIETLT
- a CDS encoding PepSY domain-containing protein, with amino-acid sequence MKQTLTQSMAWLHTWGGLIVGWLLFVIFLTGSLAVFDQEIDNWMTPELPAHHLTDEQAAQRALDYLQAHKADAKQWGIRLPYERSPQLQASTGGRRDGVSVTLDPDTGEVIPVRESVGGRFFFLFHFTLHMPRMIGIYLVGALAMGMLAALVSGIVIHKKFFKEFFTFRPAKGQRSWLDAHNASAVLLLPFHLMITYSGLAIFLVIYMPAAMDALFDGNREAFFKAQDAAPPALEVKRPATVEPAPLVALGPLLTKAREVMGPLSGVNISNPGQSNAEIQVRPILGNRIALTKGQGMRFDGVTGEQISGPTEMRPTVLTHRVISGLHFAQFGGYPMRWLYFVCGLISSAMIASGLVLFTVKRRRKYASESRVAQVLYRVVEALNITAMAGLSLACISLLWGNRLLPSGLAERADAELNVFFGVWALSLVHALIRPRMQAWREQLGLAGLMCLALPLLSMLTVSRPWALPTSMGVELTAMALGALLLWACWKVSQPAVERVPRKKTAVMAEVN
- a CDS encoding amino acid ABC transporter permease encodes the protein MDFSVISDNFSYFMLGAWPNGPLGGAALTLVLSLLSGIISALLGLVLGIALVMIRGKVRWLLLAVLGFLRAIPVVMLIFWSYFLLPIVFKVDVPALATVVCALSLIGGAYLAHSVYAGISSLPAGQWAAGKALGLGTWQVLRLIILPQALPMMLPSFLNQWISLIKDTSLAYVIGVGELSFVATQVSNRVMVHPTEIFLFVAFVYFVFCSSLDVIANRWVRKPA